One Falco peregrinus isolate bFalPer1 chromosome 7, bFalPer1.pri, whole genome shotgun sequence genomic window, GTCCCAGCTCCATCCTTGCCCCAGCACGGTCCCGATCCTGATCACGGCTTCATCCGACCCAGCCCGGTCCCGGTCCCTGTCCCGGCCTCATTCCCGCCCATCCTGGCTCCGGTCCTGGCTCCATGCCCGCCCTCgtcccagcctggcccctgTCCAGGCTCCATCCCGGTCCCGGCTCCATCCCCGTCCCAGCCCGGTCCCGGCCCCGTTCGGCCGCTCACCGATGACGAAGGCCTCATCCACGGGCGCGCCGGTCTCGCTGTACCACGGCGGCCGCCCGGCCGTGTAGATGGTCCGCTTGCTGGTGCGCAGCAGTGGCGGCTCCGGCTTGCACTGGCTGGCGGTCCGCCGCCGCGGAGACGGCGCAAGCGGCAGCCGGCTGAGCAGCGACCCCAGCGGGCCGGGACCGGGGCCGCGCTCGGGGCCCGCCGCGCCCCACGCACCGCACCGCTcctccgcgcccgccgccgccatctccccgcgccgccgcgcGCCGCGCCGGTCGGGACGGgccgcgggggctgccgggaCGAGCCGCAGGGGCTGCCGGGAGCCCGTCCCGGCAGCCCCGGCGGTCCCGCCCCTCGGGCTGCGGCGGTGGCGCGCACTGGTCCCGGGGCCAGGACCACCTGGGCGCTCCCTCTGCCGGCTCCAGTCAGGGCACCGTTCCCccgccccggcgctgcccctCCCGCCGCGCCATGTCCAGCATCCACggaccggcggggccggccccgctGGGAGCCCCCgtccagcccccctgctccTTCCGGAGCCACAACCAGGGACCGAGGCACACAACCCCCACCgccccgggcagcctgggcccGTGTCACCCCCCACACCGAGGAGTGTGTCCTGGGGTCCAAAGGGACCCTCCGGGCACCCGTTTAGAGTCCGTCACCTCCggtcctggcactgggcaccgctggcagagctgcctgcgtCCCCTCGGCACCCTCCCGCAGGTGTTTATGGACACGGATCCAACCCCCTGAGCCTGCCCTGCGCCAggctgagcagtcccagctcccgcagccttgccccagagcagaggggctccagtCCCACAGCATCTTGGTGGCCCCtcgctggaccctctccagcctggccgTGCCCCTCTCGGGttggggagcccagcactgagccAGCGCTCCTGGGGTGGCCTctccagggctgggcagaggggaaggatcatcACCTCCCCCAGCTGGCAATGCTTTGCCTAAGGCAGCCCAGGACACCGTTCGCCgcctttgcagcaagggcacGTTGCTGCTTCACcgtcaacttggtgtccaccaggaccccgGAGCCGTTTCTGCCAAGCCGCTTTCCCgctgggctgccccagcacaTCCTGGTGCTACGGGACTGTTCCTCCCGGGCGCAGGACTTTGCACATCCCCTTGCTGAACCTCACAAGGTTCCTGCCAGcctgtttctccagcctgtccaggtccccCTGGCGTGCAGCTGCTCTCCCGGCTCGGTGTCACCCACAGACTTGCCGAGGGTACGCTCGGCCCCATCCTCCAGATCGTTAATGAAGACGTTAAAGAGGACCGGACCCAGTATTGCCCCATGGGACACACTGGTTGTTACTGGCCTCCAACCagactttgtgccactgatcatCAACCCCCTGGCTGGGCCTGCCTGCTCATGCAGCCCATGCTTCCACAGCTTCCCTAGGAGGAGCTTGTGGGACACTGAGTCACAAGCCTTGCTGGAGCCTGGGCAGGCAATGTCCACAGCACTCCCCTCATCTACCAGGCCCATCATCTCATGGCAGAAGGtgatcaggttggtcaggcacAACCtccccttggtgaagccatgccATCTTCTCCTGATGACTTTCTTGTCCTTTGTGCACTCAGAAATGGTTCCCAGTATTAGTTGTCTCATCACCTTCCCAGGAacagaggtgaggctggccCCCTGGACCCAAACAGTCCCCCTATATGAAAGCTGCCCCCTTACAACCAACAGTTCCCACGTACCCAGGCAGCTCCCCCCACACCCAAGCAGCCCCCCGGTACAAGCGAGCCAGAGCACCCCACACCGCCCAGCACTcgcagcagagctggtgctgctgcccagtACCTCCCCCAGGCCTCGTGGCACAGTGGCCTGTGGCCCCACGCAGTGTCGGTGGGACCCGCAGctcacccccacacacacccacccacccccccccgccgtgcCTTTGGCTGGTGTCTCAGTGGGGCCGCGGGCTGGGCTTCCCGCGCTCCTCCGGGGGGTGTCGGCACCTGCCTACCCCCCTgggccggccccgctccccccccctcGCCCCAGCCACGGTCCTGagtggggccgggggggcggggccgaggcgggaggtgggggggaggcggggggcggggctgcAGTCGTCCCAGCGGCGGGTGCCCGCGGTGTTGCTCGACCTCGGTATGGAGCCCCCGACCGGCACCGAGAGCGCCCACCTGGTCAGCCCGCGGGACGGCCGCGCCGACGGCAGCCTGCGCCTCAAGAGGTACCGCCGGCACCCCGGCACCCCATCGCCCCCGCACCCCCATCATCCCGGCACCACCATCTCCATCACCGGCACCTCCATCACTGGCACCTCCATCACCCCGAGACCAGCATCTCCACCACCGGCACCTCCAGCACCCTggcaccccagcacctccagcatcTCCATCACCGGCACCTCCATCGCCCCGGCACCCCCATcaccctggcaccagcacctccaccaccccagctctctGGCACACCCATCACCCCCggcaccccaccaccccctgctAGCGTTACCTCCTAGTGCCCACGGCAAACCCTGGCACCGCCACCTCCATCAACTCCTGAGTCTGCAACCCCCGATCCCCCCCGCACTGCCAGCACCGGCTCCCCCCTCACCCTCAGCTCCCCCGGCCTCCCTGGCACCCGCACCCCCCGGCACTCCCCGGCAGCgccagctccagctccctgaGATCCGGAAGCCCCCGGTACGTCCAGTATTGTCCAGTTCCCACGCCTCCCACCCCCCCCGACACCGGCAACCCCCTGGCACGTCCATACCCCCCCTCCAACCCCCGCGCCTTCATCCGACACGGACATCAGCGTTCCCGCAGACCTCGAGACGGCCCTGACCGTTCGTGCACCGGCACCTCCCTCCAGCCCACAGCGGCACCCGCACCCCTGACACCGGCACCCATCTCCTCCCTGGTACCGGCGGCTCCATTCAAGCGGAACGGGCGCCCCCATCCGTGcgccagccccgctcccccctcgGGCATCCGTCCCGCTGCTCCCGGTGCCCAGACATCACCCACTGGCGCCGGCACCGTCCATCCGTCACCCACCCGCCCCGGGTCCATCCATCCCCCCTCCCGAACTGGTGCCTTGCGCATCAGCCCctgcgccccggcccccgccgcgcaCCCCGACTTACCTCCCCACCCCGGCGCCCCGGCCAGCAGCCCGGCCCCAGGCACGACACCTCGGTCCCACCGGCACCTCCGCCGCAGGCACCGgctcccgcccccgccgggctcccctccgccccgccgctcAGCCGAGGTGAGGCGGGCAGCTCCGGccgtgcggggccggggctgggtgGTCCGTGGCACACCGTGGCTGCCTGGCCCGACGGTGGCGCCCGTACCCTGCCGGTGGCCCAGCCGCGGACCCCGGTGCGGCAGCGGGACCGGCCGGCGGGTTGGGGACCGCAGCCGCCGGCTTCGTTACTAGGCGGACGGCCCGGCCAGCAGAAGCCCCGGGCAGCTGGGACGGACTGGGCTACCGGGAGCCCCGGGGGtcccgggccggggggcggggagcCAGTGTGGCCGGCAGTGACCCCTGCTCCCAGTCTGTTTGCAGGCGCCCAGAATCCCCTGCCACCACCGGCCCCCCTGGCTCCGGCTCCccggtgctgctgcagcccccccagccccagccccggccggggCAGGCTCCAGGCCCGTCGGCAGCTGAGCATCGCCTGCACCgtctgctgtttcttcatggTCGGGGAGGTGATAGGTAatggtgggatggggatggggatggggggctGCCCTGCTAGGGCATGGGGTGTCAGCTGCTCTGCGCCCACAGGTGGGTACCTGGCACACAGCCTGGCCATCATGACGGATGCAGCCCACCTGCTGACAGACGTGGGCAGCATGTCCGTCAGCCTCTTCTCCCTCTGGGTCTCTACCCGCCCACCCAGCAAGACCATGAGCTTCGGCTGGCACCGCTCAGGTGACCTGGGGGGCACAACTCCACGggagccccacagccagggTAGGTGCTGATGGCTCTCATCCCACAGAGACACTGGGTGCACTGGCCTCTGTCCTCTCCATCTGGGTCGTGACTGGGGCCCTCGTGTACCTGGCGGCCGCCCGCATCATCAGCAATGACTACGAGATTGAGGCACAAGCCATGCTGGCTACAGCTGCCAGCGCCATCGCAGTCAACCTGGTGTACGTCCCACGCAGGGCTGcacatccctgcatcccccacacccccccagcCTGAGCCCTGGCCTCCCCTCCCACATCCCTGCCCCATGCATGCCCCTAGTACCCAGAGaaccccagccctggcccctgGGTCACCTTCTGTCCCTGTGCACCAGCATTGTGTCCCCAAGTGCTGCCTCCTCCTGATCCCCGGCCCTAAAACGCTCCTGGCTTCCAGCCCCTGTATGTACACCCTCTGGCCCCAcatcccctgccctccccaacAGCAGCACCCCCTCAGTCCTGCCCCCATGCCCAGCCTGAGACCTGGCATACGCCCCGGGCCTGaacccctgccctggccccatGCACGTCCCTGCAGTGTTGCGGGTGCCCTATGCCTGCTGCAcctccagcccttccccatACTTCTCCACCCTCCTGGGGCCTAGGTGCACCTGCCCATGCTCCCTTTGCCTGCGATGCCAGGCACCGTCGCCTGCATGCAGGTCCAGGGAGGGTCAGTGAGGCCCCCgcatcctgcccagcacagtgCTAAGCCctccctgctttccccagcATGGCCTACATCCTGCACCAGTCCC contains:
- the SLC30A3 gene encoding probable proton-coupled zinc antiporter SLC30A3 is translated as MEPPTGTESAHLVSPRDGRADGSLRLKRYRRHPGTPSPPHPHHPGTTISITGTSITGTSITPRPASPPPAPPAPWHPSTSSISITGAQNPLPPPAPLAPAPRCCCSPPSPSPGRGRLQARRQLSIACTVCCFFMVGEVIGGYLAHSLAIMTDAAHLLTDVGSMSVSLFSLWVSTRPPSKTMSFGWHRSETLGALASVLSIWVVTGALVYLAAARIISNDYEIEAQAMLATAASAIAVNLVMAYILHQSPTGHCHGTGGYEQLESSRGCLPSHAPLPGSTSVRAAFVHVVGDLLQSVGVLVAATIIYFKPQCKIADPISTLFFSVFVLGSTFTILRDVFRVLMEGTPRGLDFDVVKEALLRVSGVKGVHDLHLWALTLSHHAVSVHVAAETSADPEMVLQEATTQLQSRFGFASCTVQVERYREEMAACQHCQDPCT